A stretch of Camelina sativa cultivar DH55 chromosome 18, Cs, whole genome shotgun sequence DNA encodes these proteins:
- the LOC104761363 gene encoding glutamate synthase 1 [NADH], chloroplastic-like isoform X2, with protein MLVHSRFSTNTFPSWDRAQPMRVLGHNGEINTLRGNVNWMRAREGLLKCKELGLSKKELKKLLPIVDVSSSDSGAFDGVLELLVRAGRSLPEAVMMMIPEAWQNDKNIDPSRKSFYEYLSALMEPWDGPALISFTDGRYLGATLDRNGLRPGRFYITHSGRVIMASEVGVVDVPPEDVMRKGRLNPGMMLLVDFEKHIVVDDDALKQQYSMARPYGEWLQRQKIELKDIIASVPEAERIAPSISGVATASNDDDSMESMGIHGLLSPLKAFGYTVEALEMLLLPMAKDGSEALGSMGNDTPLAVMSNREKLCFEYFKQMFAQVTNPPIDPIREKIVTSMECMIGPEGDLTETTEEQCHRLSLKGPLLKIDEMEAIKKMNYRGWRTKVLDTTYPKERGTRGLEETLDRICDEANEAIKEGYTLLVLSDRAFSATRVAVSSLLAVGAVHHHLVKTLARTQVGLVVESAEPREVHHFCTLVGFGADAICPYLAVEAVYRLQVDGKIPPKSNGEFHSKEELVKKYYKASNYGMMKVLAKMGISTLASYKGAQIFEALGLSSEVIQKCFAGTPSRVEGATFEMLARDGLQLHEMAFPARGYAPGSAEASALLNPGNYHWRKNGEIHLNDPLAIAKLQEAARTNSVAAYKEYSKRINELNKQSNLRGLMKFKDLDVTIPLDEVEPASEIVKRFCTGAMSYGSISLEAHTTLAMAMNKLGGKSNTGEGGELPSRMEPLADGSRNPKRSSIKQIASGRFGVSSYYLTNADELQIKMAQGAKPGEGGELPGHKVIGDIAITRNSTAGVGLISPPPHHDIYSIEDLAQLIHDLKNANPGARISVKLVSEAGVGVIASGVVKGHADHVLIAGHDGGTGASRWTGIKNAGLPWELGLAETHQTLVANDLRGRTVLQTDGQLKTGRDVAIAALLGAEEFGFSTAPLITLGCIMMRKCHKNTCPVGIATQDPVLREKFAGEPEHVINFFFMLAEEVREIMAGLGFRTVTEMIGRADMLELDREVVKNNDKLENIDLSLLLRPAAEIRPGAAQYCVQKQDHGLDMALDQELIALSKSALEKALPVYIETPICNVNRAVGTMLSHEVTKRYHLAGLPKDTIHIKFTGSAGQSLGAFLCPGIMLELEGDSNDYVGKGLSGGKVVVYPPKGSSFDPKENIVIGNVALYGATSGEAYFNGMAAERFSVRNSGAKAVVEGVGDHGCEYMTGGTVVVLGKTGRNFAAGMSGGIAYVLDVDGKFHTRCNPELVDLDKVEDEEDKMTLKMMIQQHQRHTNSQLAQDVLADFENLLPKFIKVFPRDYKRVLSAMKHEEVSKQAIERASEEADEIEEKELEEKDAFVELKNMAAASSKEEMSGNGVAAEAPKKPSKVDDAVKHRGFIAYEREGVKYRDPNVRLNDWNEVMEESKPGPLLTTQSARCMDCGTPFCHQETSGCPLGNKIPEFNELVYQNRWQEALNRLLETNNFPEFTGRVCPAPCEGSCVLGIIENPVSIKSIECSIIDKAFEEGWMIPRPPLKRTGKKVAIIGSGPAGLAAADQLNKMGHLVTVYERSDRIGGLMMYGVPNMKTDKIDIVQRRVDLMTKEGINFVVNANIGKDPSYSLDMLKEENDAIVLAVGSTKPRDLPVPGRDLSGVHFAMEFLHANTKSLLDSNLEDGNYISVKGKKVVVIGGGDTGTDCIGTSIRHGCSNIVNLELLPQPPATRAPGNPWPQWPRVFRIDYGHQEAATKFGKDPRTYEVLTKRFIGDDNGNVKGLEIVRVSWEKDETGRFQFKEIEGSEEIIEADLVFLAMGFLGPEPTLAEKLGVECDNRSNFKAEYGRFSTTVEGVFAAGDCRRGQSLVVWAISEGRQAASQVDKFLSKNDDDEDAKLRQGLNQMKHNISS; from the exons atgctG GTTCACTCTCGGTTCTCTACCAATACATTTCCCAGCTGGGATCGTGCTCAGCCTATGCGCGTTTTGGGACACAATGGGGAAATCAATACTCTCAGGGGAAACGTGAACTG GATGAGGGCACGTGAGGGTCTTCTGAAGTGCAAGGAACTTGGATTATCAAAGAAGGAGTTGAAGAAGCTTCTGCCTATTGTGGATGTTAGCTCTTCTGACTCAG GTGCTTTTGATGGTGTTCTTGAGCTGCTTGTCCGAGCTGGCAGAAGTCTTCCTGAAGCTGTTATGATGATGATCCCTGAAGCATGGCAGAATGACAAAAACATAGATCCAAGCAGGAAATCGTTTTATGAATACTTATCTGCGCTAATGGAGCCATGGGATGGACCTGCTCTCATATCAT TTACTGATGGTCGCTACTTGGGTGCCACATTGGACCGTAATGGACTTCGTCCTGGTAGGTTCTACATAACCCACAGTGGAAGGGTTATCATGGCTAGTGAAGTCGGGGTAGTTGATGTACCACCTGAAGATGTGATGAGGAAAGGAAGACTTAACCCGGGTATGATGCTTCTTGTTGATTTCGAGAAGCAtattgttgttgatgacgaTGCCTTGAAGCAGCAGTATTCAATGGCAAGACCCTATGGTGAGTGGCTTCAAAGGCAAAAGATTGAACTTAAAGACATCATTGCCTCAGTTCCAGAGGCTGAACGGATTGCTCCTTCAATTTCTGGTGTTGCAACG GCCTCAAATGATGATGACTCAATGGAGAGCATGGGAATTCATGGTTTATTGTCTCCACTTAAGGCCTTTGG TTATACAGTTGAGGCGTTAGAAATGCTTCTGCTTCCGATGGCTAAAGATGGCTCTGAAGCACTTGGTTCTATGGGAAATGATACCCCTTTAGCTGTTATGTCAAACCGAGAGAAACTATGCTTTGAGTATTTCAAGCAAATGTTCGCTCAAGTGACAAATCCTCCCATCGATCCTATTCGTGAGAAGATTGTTACTTCGATGGAGTGCATGATAGGTCCAGAAGGTGATCTTACTGAAACAACTGAAGAACAATGTCACCGTCTCTCCCTAAAAGGCCCTCTTTTGAAAATCGATGAGATGGAAGCAATCAAGAAAATGAATTACAGAGGCTGGCGGACTAAAGTTCTTGATACAACTTATCCTAAAGAACGAGGTACAAGAGGGTTAGAGGAGACCTTGGACCGAATTTGTGATGAAGCTAATGAAGCGATCAAGGAGGGCTACACATTACTGGTTTTGTCTGATCGAG CTTTCTCTGCAACGCGTGTCGCTGTGAGCTCTCTTTTGGCTGTTGGTGctgttcatcatcatctggtTAAGACACTTGCGCGCACTCAAGTTGGTTTGGTAGTGGAGTCTGCTGAACCACGTGAAGTTCATCATTTCTGCACTCTTGTCGGATTCGGGGCAGATGCTATTTGCCCATATTTGGCGGTAGAGGCCGTTTACAGATTACAAGTTGACGGCAAGATACCACCAAAATCTAACGGAGAATTCCATTCTAAAGAAGAGCTGGTCAAGAAGTATTACAAGGCAAGTAACTATGGAATGATGAAAGTTCTTGCCAAAATGGGAATTTCAACTCTGGCCTCATACAAGGGTGCTCAGATATTTGAAGCTCTTGGACTTTCATCTGAAGTTATTCAGAAATGTTTTGCGGGCACACCAAGCAGAGTGGAAGGAGCGACGTTTGAGATGCTTGCACGAGATGGTCTTCAATTGCATGAGATGGCTTTTCCAGCCCGTGGCTATGCACCTGGAAGTGCAGAAGCCTCGGCACTTCTCAATCCAGGAAACTATCATTGGAGGAAGAACGGAGAGATTCATCTCAACGATCCACTTGCGATTGCAAAATTGCAAGAAGCTGCACGGACCAACAGTGTAGCTGCCTACAAAGAATATTCGAAACGCATCAACGAATTGAATAAGCAGAGTAATTTGCGCGGACTCATGAAGTTCAAAGATCTAGATGTAACAATTCCACTAGATGAAGTTGAGCCTGCAAGTGAAATTGTTAAGCGGTTTTGTACTGGCGCTATGAGTTATGGATCAATATCATTGGAGGCGCATACAACTCTAGCCATGGCCATGAACAAGCTTGGAGGAAAATCAAATACag GTGAGGGAGGGGAACTGCCATCCCGTATGGAGCCCCTTGCAGATGGTTCAAGGAACCCTAAAAGAAGCTCCATCAAACAAATTGCTAGTGGGAGATTTGGAGTTTCAAGCTACTATCTTACAAATGCTGATGAGCTGCAAATAAAGATGGCTCAG GGTGCCAAACCTGGTGAAGGTGGGGAGCTACCAGGCCACAAGGTTATAGGAGACATTGCTATCACCAGAAACTCCACCGCTGGTGTAGGGCTAATCAGTCCACCTCCTCATCATGACATCTACTCTATCGAGGATCTTGCCCAGCTAATTCACGATCTTAAG AATGCCAATCCTGGGGCCCGTATTAGTGTTAAACTTGTATCTGAAGCTGGTGTAGGAGTTATTGCTAGCGGTGTGGTGAAAGGCCATGCTGACCATGTTCTGATAGCAGGTCATGATGGAGGTACTGGTGCATCTCGCTGGACCGGTATTAAAAACGCTGGTCTTCCGTGGGAACTTGGTCTAGCTGAGACACACCAAACTCTTGTTGCTAATGACCTTCGCGGCCGTACTGTTCTTCAGACTGATGGTCAGTTGAAAACTGGCAGAGACGTTGCAATTGCAGCGCTTCTTGGTGCTGAAGAGTTCGGTTTCAGTACTGCACCCCTTATTACACTTGGGTGTATCATGATGAGAAAGTGCCACAAGAACACATGCCCTGTGGGAATTGCTACTCAAGATCCAGTTCTCCGTGAAAAATTTGCTGGGGAGCCTGAACATGTTATTAACTTCTTCTTTATGCTTGCTGAGGAAGTTAGGGAGATCATGGCTGGACTTGGTTTCAGAACTGTCACTGAGATGATTGGTCGTGCAGATATGCTTGAACTTGACAGGGAAGTTGTCAAGAACAATGATAAGTTGGAGAACattgatctctctcttttgctcAGACCTGCTGCTGAGATTCGTCCTGGGGCTGCTCAGTACTGTGTCCAGAAACAAGATCACGGCTTAGACATGGCTCTGGATCAAGAGCTGATTGCTTTGTCAAAATCTGCTCTGGAGAAAGCTCTTCCGGTGTACATTGAGACTCCTATCTGCAACGTTAACCGCGCTGTTGGGACAATGTTGAGCCATGAGGTAACCAAACGTTACCACTTGGCGGGGCTTCCAAAGGATACGATTCATATTAAGTTCACAGGAAGTGCTGGTCAGAGTCTTGGAGCTTTCTTGTGTCCAGGAATCATGTTAGAACTTGAGGGCGATAGCAACGACTATGTTGGAAAAGGTCTCTCCGGAGGTAAAGTTGTTGTCTACCCTCCAAAAGGAAGCAGCTTTGATCCAAAGGAAAATATTGTTATTGGTAATGTAGCACTTTACGGGGCCACTAGTGGTGAAGCATATTTCAATGGGATGGCTGCTGAAAGGTTCTCTGTTCGTAATTCTGGTGCTAAAGCTGTTGTCGAAGGTGTTGGTGATCATGGCTGTGAATACATGACTGGTGGTACTGTTGTGGTGCTTGGAAAAACTGGTAGAAACTTTGCTGCGGGTATGAGTGGTGGTATTGCTTATGTCCTTGATGTGGACGGAAAGTTTCACACCAGATGCAATCCTGAACTAGTTGATCTGGATAAAGTGGAAGATGAGGAGGACAAAATGACACTCAAAATGATGATCCAGCAACATCAACGACACACCAACAGCCAACTTGCTCAAGACGTTCTTGCAGACTTTGAGAATTTGCTACCAAAGTTTATCAAGGTTTTCCCAAGAGATTACAAACGTGTTTTGTCAGCCATGAAACATGAAGAGGTATCCAAGCAAGCAATAGAGCGTGCTTCTGAGGAAGCTGATgagattgaagaaaaagaacttGAGGAGAAAGACGCCTTTGTTGAGCTGAAGAACATGGCAGCTGCTTCTTCTAAAGAGGAGATGTCAGGAAATGGAGTGGCAGCTGAAGCTCCGAAGAAACCTTCTAAGGTAGATGATGCTGTTAAACACCGTGGTTTCATTGCTTATGAGCGTGAAGGAGTTAAGTACAGAGATCCCAATGTTCGTCTTAATGACTGGAACGAAGTCATGGAAGAATCAAAACCTGGACCGCTCCTTACAACTCAGTCTGCACGATGCATGGATTGTGGAACTCCATTCTGCCACCAG GAGACCTCTGGATGCCCTCTTGGTAACAAGATTCCTGAATTCAATGAACTTGTTTATCAGAACAGATGGCAAGAAGCCTTGAATCGTCTACTTGAGACAAACAACTTCCCGGAATTTACTGGGCGGGTTTGCCCTGCACCATGTGAAGGTTCTTGCGTTCTTGGAATAATCGAGAATCCTGTTTCCATCAAAAGCATTGAATGTTCTATTATAGATAAAGCTTTTGAGGAAGGATGGATGATACCAAGACCTCCTCTCAAGAGAACAGG GAAAAAAGTAGCTATTATCGGAAGTGGACCGGCTGGATTGGCTGCTGCTGACCAGCTGAACAAAATGGGCCACTTAGTAACAGTGTATGAGCGCTCAGACAGAATTGGTGGGCTTATGATGTATGGAGTCCCAAACATGAAGACGGACAAAATTGACATAGTTCAACGGCGAGTTGATCTTATGACCAAAGAAGGTATTAACTTTGTGGTCAATGCAAATATTGGAAAAGACCCGTCTTACTCACTTGATATGCTTAAGGAAGAGAATGATGCAATTGTTCTTGCTGTTGGTTCCACTAAACCAAg AGATCTTCCAGTGCCTGGTCGTGATCTATCTGGTGTTCACTTTGCCATGGAGTTTCTTCATGCAAACACCAAAAGCTTGCTTGACAGTAATCTTGAGGATGGCAATTACATTTCTGTAAAGGGAAAAAAGGTTGTTGTAATTGGTGGGGGTGATACTGGCACAGATTGTATTGGAACATCTATCCGCCATGGATGCAGCAACATTGTAAACCTAGAGCTTCTTCCTCAGCCACCTGCTACGAGAGCTCCTGGAAATCCTTGGCCACAG TGGCCTCGTGTATTCCGTATTGACTACGGACATCAAGAAGCTGCCACCAAATTCGGAAAAGATCCTAGAACTTATGAGGTCTTAACCAAACGGTTCATTGGAGATGACAATGGAAACGTGAAAGGGCTTGAAATTGTGAGAGTGAGTTGGGAGAAGGATGAAACCGGGAGGTTCCAATTCAAGGAGATCGAAGGTTCCGAGGAAATAATTGAAGCGGACCTCGTTTTCTTGGCCATGGGATTCCTTGGACCTGAGCCG ACATTGGCAGAGAAGCTAGGAGTCGAATGCGACAACAGGTCGAACTTTAAGGCAGAGTATGGCCGGTTCTCAACAACCGTGGAAGGTGTATTTGCAGCAGGAGATTGTCGTAGAGGCCAGTCTCTGGTTGTTTGGGCCATCTCAGAAGGACGTCAAGCTGCATCTCAGGTCGACAAATTCCTCAGCAAAAACGATGATGACGAAGACGCCAAGCTACGGCAAGGACTTAACCAAATGAAGCACAATATCAGTAGCTGA
- the LOC104761363 gene encoding glutamate synthase 1 [NADH], chloroplastic-like isoform X3 has product MRVLGHNGEINTLRGNVNWMRAREGLLKCKELGLSKKELKKLLPIVDVSSSDSGAFDGVLELLVRAGRSLPEAVMMMIPEAWQNDKNIDPSRKSFYEYLSALMEPWDGPALISFTDGRYLGATLDRNGLRPGRFYITHSGRVIMASEVGVVDVPPEDVMRKGRLNPGMMLLVDFEKHIVVDDDALKQQYSMARPYGEWLQRQKIELKDIIASVPEAERIAPSISGVATASNDDDSMESMGIHGLLSPLKAFGYTVEALEMLLLPMAKDGSEALGSMGNDTPLAVMSNREKLCFEYFKQMFAQVTNPPIDPIREKIVTSMECMIGPEGDLTETTEEQCHRLSLKGPLLKIDEMEAIKKMNYRGWRTKVLDTTYPKERGTRGLEETLDRICDEANEAIKEGYTLLVLSDRAFSATRVAVSSLLAVGAVHHHLVKTLARTQVGLVVESAEPREVHHFCTLVGFGADAICPYLAVEAVYRLQVDGKIPPKSNGEFHSKEELVKKYYKASNYGMMKVLAKMGISTLASYKGAQIFEALGLSSEVIQKCFAGTPSRVEGATFEMLARDGLQLHEMAFPARGYAPGSAEASALLNPGNYHWRKNGEIHLNDPLAIAKLQEAARTNSVAAYKEYSKRINELNKQSNLRGLMKFKDLDVTIPLDEVEPASEIVKRFCTGAMSYGSISLEAHTTLAMAMNKLGGKSNTGEGGELPSRMEPLADGSRNPKRSSIKQIASGRFGVSSYYLTNADELQIKMAQGAKPGEGGELPGHKVIGDIAITRNSTAGVGLISPPPHHDIYSIEDLAQLIHDLKNANPGARISVKLVSEAGVGVIASGVVKGHADHVLIAGHDGGTGASRWTGIKNAGLPWELGLAETHQTLVANDLRGRTVLQTDGQLKTGRDVAIAALLGAEEFGFSTAPLITLGCIMMRKCHKNTCPVGIATQDPVLREKFAGEPEHVINFFFMLAEEVREIMAGLGFRTVTEMIGRADMLELDREVVKNNDKLENIDLSLLLRPAAEIRPGAAQYCVQKQDHGLDMALDQELIALSKSALEKALPVYIETPICNVNRAVGTMLSHEVTKRYHLAGLPKDTIHIKFTGSAGQSLGAFLCPGIMLELEGDSNDYVGKGLSGGKVVVYPPKGSSFDPKENIVIGNVALYGATSGEAYFNGMAAERFSVRNSGAKAVVEGVGDHGCEYMTGGTVVVLGKTGRNFAAGMSGGIAYVLDVDGKFHTRCNPELVDLDKVEDEEDKMTLKMMIQQHQRHTNSQLAQDVLADFENLLPKFIKVFPRDYKRVLSAMKHEEVSKQAIERASEEADEIEEKELEEKDAFVELKNMAAASSKEEMSGNGVAAEAPKKPSKVDDAVKHRGFIAYEREGVKYRDPNVRLNDWNEVMEESKPGPLLTTQSARCMDCGTPFCHQETSGCPLGNKIPEFNELVYQNRWQEALNRLLETNNFPEFTGRVCPAPCEGSCVLGIIENPVSIKSIECSIIDKAFEEGWMIPRPPLKRTGKKVAIIGSGPAGLAAADQLNKMGHLVTVYERSDRIGGLMMYGVPNMKTDKIDIVQRRVDLMTKEGINFVVNANIGKDPSYSLDMLKEENDAIVLAVGSTKPRDLPVPGRDLSGVHFAMEFLHANTKSLLDSNLEDGNYISVKGKKVVVIGGGDTGTDCIGTSIRHGCSNIVNLELLPQPPATRAPGNPWPQWPRVFRIDYGHQEAATKFGKDPRTYEVLTKRFIGDDNGNVKGLEIVRVSWEKDETGRFQFKEIEGSEEIIEADLVFLAMGFLGPEPTLAEKLGVECDNRSNFKAEYGRFSTTVEGVFAAGDCRRGQSLVVWAISEGRQAASQVDKFLSKNDDDEDAKLRQGLNQMKHNISS; this is encoded by the exons ATGCGCGTTTTGGGACACAATGGGGAAATCAATACTCTCAGGGGAAACGTGAACTG GATGAGGGCACGTGAGGGTCTTCTGAAGTGCAAGGAACTTGGATTATCAAAGAAGGAGTTGAAGAAGCTTCTGCCTATTGTGGATGTTAGCTCTTCTGACTCAG GTGCTTTTGATGGTGTTCTTGAGCTGCTTGTCCGAGCTGGCAGAAGTCTTCCTGAAGCTGTTATGATGATGATCCCTGAAGCATGGCAGAATGACAAAAACATAGATCCAAGCAGGAAATCGTTTTATGAATACTTATCTGCGCTAATGGAGCCATGGGATGGACCTGCTCTCATATCAT TTACTGATGGTCGCTACTTGGGTGCCACATTGGACCGTAATGGACTTCGTCCTGGTAGGTTCTACATAACCCACAGTGGAAGGGTTATCATGGCTAGTGAAGTCGGGGTAGTTGATGTACCACCTGAAGATGTGATGAGGAAAGGAAGACTTAACCCGGGTATGATGCTTCTTGTTGATTTCGAGAAGCAtattgttgttgatgacgaTGCCTTGAAGCAGCAGTATTCAATGGCAAGACCCTATGGTGAGTGGCTTCAAAGGCAAAAGATTGAACTTAAAGACATCATTGCCTCAGTTCCAGAGGCTGAACGGATTGCTCCTTCAATTTCTGGTGTTGCAACG GCCTCAAATGATGATGACTCAATGGAGAGCATGGGAATTCATGGTTTATTGTCTCCACTTAAGGCCTTTGG TTATACAGTTGAGGCGTTAGAAATGCTTCTGCTTCCGATGGCTAAAGATGGCTCTGAAGCACTTGGTTCTATGGGAAATGATACCCCTTTAGCTGTTATGTCAAACCGAGAGAAACTATGCTTTGAGTATTTCAAGCAAATGTTCGCTCAAGTGACAAATCCTCCCATCGATCCTATTCGTGAGAAGATTGTTACTTCGATGGAGTGCATGATAGGTCCAGAAGGTGATCTTACTGAAACAACTGAAGAACAATGTCACCGTCTCTCCCTAAAAGGCCCTCTTTTGAAAATCGATGAGATGGAAGCAATCAAGAAAATGAATTACAGAGGCTGGCGGACTAAAGTTCTTGATACAACTTATCCTAAAGAACGAGGTACAAGAGGGTTAGAGGAGACCTTGGACCGAATTTGTGATGAAGCTAATGAAGCGATCAAGGAGGGCTACACATTACTGGTTTTGTCTGATCGAG CTTTCTCTGCAACGCGTGTCGCTGTGAGCTCTCTTTTGGCTGTTGGTGctgttcatcatcatctggtTAAGACACTTGCGCGCACTCAAGTTGGTTTGGTAGTGGAGTCTGCTGAACCACGTGAAGTTCATCATTTCTGCACTCTTGTCGGATTCGGGGCAGATGCTATTTGCCCATATTTGGCGGTAGAGGCCGTTTACAGATTACAAGTTGACGGCAAGATACCACCAAAATCTAACGGAGAATTCCATTCTAAAGAAGAGCTGGTCAAGAAGTATTACAAGGCAAGTAACTATGGAATGATGAAAGTTCTTGCCAAAATGGGAATTTCAACTCTGGCCTCATACAAGGGTGCTCAGATATTTGAAGCTCTTGGACTTTCATCTGAAGTTATTCAGAAATGTTTTGCGGGCACACCAAGCAGAGTGGAAGGAGCGACGTTTGAGATGCTTGCACGAGATGGTCTTCAATTGCATGAGATGGCTTTTCCAGCCCGTGGCTATGCACCTGGAAGTGCAGAAGCCTCGGCACTTCTCAATCCAGGAAACTATCATTGGAGGAAGAACGGAGAGATTCATCTCAACGATCCACTTGCGATTGCAAAATTGCAAGAAGCTGCACGGACCAACAGTGTAGCTGCCTACAAAGAATATTCGAAACGCATCAACGAATTGAATAAGCAGAGTAATTTGCGCGGACTCATGAAGTTCAAAGATCTAGATGTAACAATTCCACTAGATGAAGTTGAGCCTGCAAGTGAAATTGTTAAGCGGTTTTGTACTGGCGCTATGAGTTATGGATCAATATCATTGGAGGCGCATACAACTCTAGCCATGGCCATGAACAAGCTTGGAGGAAAATCAAATACag GTGAGGGAGGGGAACTGCCATCCCGTATGGAGCCCCTTGCAGATGGTTCAAGGAACCCTAAAAGAAGCTCCATCAAACAAATTGCTAGTGGGAGATTTGGAGTTTCAAGCTACTATCTTACAAATGCTGATGAGCTGCAAATAAAGATGGCTCAG GGTGCCAAACCTGGTGAAGGTGGGGAGCTACCAGGCCACAAGGTTATAGGAGACATTGCTATCACCAGAAACTCCACCGCTGGTGTAGGGCTAATCAGTCCACCTCCTCATCATGACATCTACTCTATCGAGGATCTTGCCCAGCTAATTCACGATCTTAAG AATGCCAATCCTGGGGCCCGTATTAGTGTTAAACTTGTATCTGAAGCTGGTGTAGGAGTTATTGCTAGCGGTGTGGTGAAAGGCCATGCTGACCATGTTCTGATAGCAGGTCATGATGGAGGTACTGGTGCATCTCGCTGGACCGGTATTAAAAACGCTGGTCTTCCGTGGGAACTTGGTCTAGCTGAGACACACCAAACTCTTGTTGCTAATGACCTTCGCGGCCGTACTGTTCTTCAGACTGATGGTCAGTTGAAAACTGGCAGAGACGTTGCAATTGCAGCGCTTCTTGGTGCTGAAGAGTTCGGTTTCAGTACTGCACCCCTTATTACACTTGGGTGTATCATGATGAGAAAGTGCCACAAGAACACATGCCCTGTGGGAATTGCTACTCAAGATCCAGTTCTCCGTGAAAAATTTGCTGGGGAGCCTGAACATGTTATTAACTTCTTCTTTATGCTTGCTGAGGAAGTTAGGGAGATCATGGCTGGACTTGGTTTCAGAACTGTCACTGAGATGATTGGTCGTGCAGATATGCTTGAACTTGACAGGGAAGTTGTCAAGAACAATGATAAGTTGGAGAACattgatctctctcttttgctcAGACCTGCTGCTGAGATTCGTCCTGGGGCTGCTCAGTACTGTGTCCAGAAACAAGATCACGGCTTAGACATGGCTCTGGATCAAGAGCTGATTGCTTTGTCAAAATCTGCTCTGGAGAAAGCTCTTCCGGTGTACATTGAGACTCCTATCTGCAACGTTAACCGCGCTGTTGGGACAATGTTGAGCCATGAGGTAACCAAACGTTACCACTTGGCGGGGCTTCCAAAGGATACGATTCATATTAAGTTCACAGGAAGTGCTGGTCAGAGTCTTGGAGCTTTCTTGTGTCCAGGAATCATGTTAGAACTTGAGGGCGATAGCAACGACTATGTTGGAAAAGGTCTCTCCGGAGGTAAAGTTGTTGTCTACCCTCCAAAAGGAAGCAGCTTTGATCCAAAGGAAAATATTGTTATTGGTAATGTAGCACTTTACGGGGCCACTAGTGGTGAAGCATATTTCAATGGGATGGCTGCTGAAAGGTTCTCTGTTCGTAATTCTGGTGCTAAAGCTGTTGTCGAAGGTGTTGGTGATCATGGCTGTGAATACATGACTGGTGGTACTGTTGTGGTGCTTGGAAAAACTGGTAGAAACTTTGCTGCGGGTATGAGTGGTGGTATTGCTTATGTCCTTGATGTGGACGGAAAGTTTCACACCAGATGCAATCCTGAACTAGTTGATCTGGATAAAGTGGAAGATGAGGAGGACAAAATGACACTCAAAATGATGATCCAGCAACATCAACGACACACCAACAGCCAACTTGCTCAAGACGTTCTTGCAGACTTTGAGAATTTGCTACCAAAGTTTATCAAGGTTTTCCCAAGAGATTACAAACGTGTTTTGTCAGCCATGAAACATGAAGAGGTATCCAAGCAAGCAATAGAGCGTGCTTCTGAGGAAGCTGATgagattgaagaaaaagaacttGAGGAGAAAGACGCCTTTGTTGAGCTGAAGAACATGGCAGCTGCTTCTTCTAAAGAGGAGATGTCAGGAAATGGAGTGGCAGCTGAAGCTCCGAAGAAACCTTCTAAGGTAGATGATGCTGTTAAACACCGTGGTTTCATTGCTTATGAGCGTGAAGGAGTTAAGTACAGAGATCCCAATGTTCGTCTTAATGACTGGAACGAAGTCATGGAAGAATCAAAACCTGGACCGCTCCTTACAACTCAGTCTGCACGATGCATGGATTGTGGAACTCCATTCTGCCACCAG GAGACCTCTGGATGCCCTCTTGGTAACAAGATTCCTGAATTCAATGAACTTGTTTATCAGAACAGATGGCAAGAAGCCTTGAATCGTCTACTTGAGACAAACAACTTCCCGGAATTTACTGGGCGGGTTTGCCCTGCACCATGTGAAGGTTCTTGCGTTCTTGGAATAATCGAGAATCCTGTTTCCATCAAAAGCATTGAATGTTCTATTATAGATAAAGCTTTTGAGGAAGGATGGATGATACCAAGACCTCCTCTCAAGAGAACAGG GAAAAAAGTAGCTATTATCGGAAGTGGACCGGCTGGATTGGCTGCTGCTGACCAGCTGAACAAAATGGGCCACTTAGTAACAGTGTATGAGCGCTCAGACAGAATTGGTGGGCTTATGATGTATGGAGTCCCAAACATGAAGACGGACAAAATTGACATAGTTCAACGGCGAGTTGATCTTATGACCAAAGAAGGTATTAACTTTGTGGTCAATGCAAATATTGGAAAAGACCCGTCTTACTCACTTGATATGCTTAAGGAAGAGAATGATGCAATTGTTCTTGCTGTTGGTTCCACTAAACCAAg AGATCTTCCAGTGCCTGGTCGTGATCTATCTGGTGTTCACTTTGCCATGGAGTTTCTTCATGCAAACACCAAAAGCTTGCTTGACAGTAATCTTGAGGATGGCAATTACATTTCTGTAAAGGGAAAAAAGGTTGTTGTAATTGGTGGGGGTGATACTGGCACAGATTGTATTGGAACATCTATCCGCCATGGATGCAGCAACATTGTAAACCTAGAGCTTCTTCCTCAGCCACCTGCTACGAGAGCTCCTGGAAATCCTTGGCCACAG TGGCCTCGTGTATTCCGTATTGACTACGGACATCAAGAAGCTGCCACCAAATTCGGAAAAGATCCTAGAACTTATGAGGTCTTAACCAAACGGTTCATTGGAGATGACAATGGAAACGTGAAAGGGCTTGAAATTGTGAGAGTGAGTTGGGAGAAGGATGAAACCGGGAGGTTCCAATTCAAGGAGATCGAAGGTTCCGAGGAAATAATTGAAGCGGACCTCGTTTTCTTGGCCATGGGATTCCTTGGACCTGAGCCG ACATTGGCAGAGAAGCTAGGAGTCGAATGCGACAACAGGTCGAACTTTAAGGCAGAGTATGGCCGGTTCTCAACAACCGTGGAAGGTGTATTTGCAGCAGGAGATTGTCGTAGAGGCCAGTCTCTGGTTGTTTGGGCCATCTCAGAAGGACGTCAAGCTGCATCTCAGGTCGACAAATTCCTCAGCAAAAACGATGATGACGAAGACGCCAAGCTACGGCAAGGACTTAACCAAATGAAGCACAATATCAGTAGCTGA